From the Mustelus asterias chromosome 22, sMusAst1.hap1.1, whole genome shotgun sequence genome, one window contains:
- the tmco4 gene encoding transmembrane and coiled-coil domain-containing protein 4, giving the protein MNISGEEKEPLELVGRLLSEPGRFAYGGLCGVTLSLLFSEEEHREFRMKFIEGLIDWLQLSESVLPVMEAFANGMGGEGTDTFADLLLKEPALKDSPILITQDLVSFSLKDGYYDARARVLIRHVTWLLRISFEELEVFEESLVESLKGHKATESEEYENARRKKDQRKKLKRYFLIGLATVGGGTVIGLTGGLAAPFVAAGAAAIVGTAGAAAIGSTAGIAIIASLFGAAGAGLTGYKMKKRVGAIEEFEFLPLTDGNQLHVTIAVTGWLCTGKYGSFEAPWRSLLQSKEQYCLAWESKYLMELGNALESLLNGLVNMVAQEALKYTVLSGIVTALSWPASLLTVANVIDNPWGVCLSRSAEVGKHLAQVLLSRQQGKRPVTLVGFSLGARVIYFCLQELLQEKGTHRLLST; this is encoded by the exons atgaacatctcgggTGAAGAGAAGGAGCCACTGGAGCTGGTTGGCCGACTGCTGAGTGAGCCAGGCAGGTTTGCGTATGGCGGCCTGTGTGGCGTTACACTGTCATTGCTGTTTTCTGAAGAGGAGCACAG GGAGTTCAGAATGAAATTTATTGAAGGGCTCATAGATTGGCTGCAGCTTTCAGAATCTGTCTTGCCTGTCATGGAGGCTTTTGCCAACGGAATGGGAGGAGAAGGAACAGACACGTTTGCAGACCTCCTGCTAAAAGAACCGGCTTTGAAGGACAGTCCAATTCTGATCACTCAG GATCTTGTTTCCTTTTCACTGAAAGATG GATATTACGACGCACGAGCGAGGGTCCTCATCCGTCACGTCACGTGGCTCTTGCGAATTTCATTTGAAGAactggaggtctttgaggagtCATTGGTAGAAAGTCTGAAAGGACATAAAGCAACAGAGTCAGA AGAATATGAAAATGCTCGGAGAAAGAAAGATCAGAGAAAGAAATTGAAGAGATATTTCCTTATCGGACTTGCTACAGTGGGAGGCGGGACTGTGATTG GCCTCACTGGTGGCCTTGCTGCTCCCTTTGTGGCAGCAGGAGCCGCAGCTATCGTAGGGACAGCGGGAGCAGCTGCAATCGGTTCCACAGCAGGAATTGCCATAATAGCATCTTTATTTGGGGCAGCAGGCGCAGGACTGACAG GATACAAAATGAAAAAGAGAGTGGGAGCCATTGAAGAGTTTGAGTTCCTTCCCCTGACTGATGGAAACCAACTACACGTTACAATAGCTGTTACTGGCTGGCTATGCACAGGAAAATACG GAAGTTTTGAGGCACCTTGGCGAAGTCTGCTGCAGTCCAAAGAGCAGTACTGCCTCGCCTGGGAATCAAAGTACTTGATGGAGCTGGGTAATGCCCTAGAATCTCTGCTGAATGGCTTAGTTAATATGGTGGCACAGGAAGCCTTAAAGTACACTGTTCTATCAG GTATTGTGACTGCACTGTCATGGCCAGCCTCACTACTGACTGTTGCCAATGTCATCGATAATCCCTGGGGAGTCTGCCTCAGCCGTTCAGCCGAAGTTGGAAAACATCTGGCCCAGGTTCTACTCAGCAGACAGCAG GGCAAGAGACCAGTCACTTTGGTTGGCTTCAGCCTTGGAGCACGGGTGATTTACTTCTGTCTTCAGGAGCTCCTTCAAGAGAAAGGTACACATCGGCTTCTTTCTACATAA